The Patagioenas fasciata isolate bPatFas1 chromosome 25, bPatFas1.hap1, whole genome shotgun sequence genome includes a region encoding these proteins:
- the LOC136112585 gene encoding LOW QUALITY PROTEIN: ras-related protein Rab-42-like (The sequence of the model RefSeq protein was modified relative to this genomic sequence to represent the inferred CDS: inserted 2 bases in 1 codon; substituted 1 base at 1 genomic stop codon), whose translation MGTVTERHQAPDPRGHXQFRVIVLGDAAVWKSSLLRCFAEGTGGGDVGTATPCPSVGVEFYSRTVPLSPTGKAKLQLWDTAGQERIRSITRSFYRSTAGVLLVFDLTNHASFEHIPKWYREAVGDRLPVFVLVGHXCDLVAERVVLAEEAGDLAATLGMAFVETSVHGNLNVELAFQTLAGDIQRALGQGTLTSHRDCGGIRLLPTQSGLWPPARGEPQAWCQC comes from the exons atggggacagtgacagaacGCCACCAGGCCCCCGACCCCAGGGGACACTAACAGTTCCGTGTCATTGTGCTGGGGGACGCAGCGGTGTGGAAGTCATCACTGCTGCGTTGTTTTGCAGAGGGGACAGGtggaggggacgtggggacggCCACCCCCTGTCCCTCTGTCGGCGTGGAGTTCTACAGCCgcactgtccctctgtcacccacCGGCAAAGCcaagctgcagctctgggacacAGCCGGCCAGGAGAGGATCAG gtccATCACCAGGTCCTTCTACCGGAGCACGGCAGGGGTGCTGCTGGTGTTCGACCTCACTAACCACGCGTCCTTCGAGCACATCCCCAAGTGGTACCGTGAGGCCGTCGGGGATCGTCTCCCTGTCTTTGTGCTGGTGGGACA GTGTGACCTGGTGGCCGAGCGCGTCGTGTTGGCAGAGGAGGCTGGGGACCTGGCAGCCACCCTGGGCATGGCCTTCGTGGAGACTTCAGTCCATGGCAACCTCAACGTGGAGCTGGCCTTCCAGACACTGGCAGGGGACATCCAGAGGGCACTGGGACAGGGGACTCTTACCTCACACCGGGACTGCGGTGGCATCAGGCTCCTCCCCACTCAGAGCGGCCTCTGGCCCCCAGCACGTGGGGAGCCCCAGGCGTGGTGCCAGTgctga
- the LOC136112573 gene encoding ras-related protein Rab-39B-like — protein MELRWQYQFRVIMLGDSTVGKSSLLRRYTEGIFLDAVNQTVGVDFYVQFVELEPGLQVKLQFWDTAGQERFRSVTRSYYRNSAGGMLLFDLTNRASFESVRRWHREVTETVQPFRMVFLLVGHKSDLAGQRRVGRREAEKLAASLGVQYVETSAKDASNVVQAFQTLTLGIYQALQTGRLVASEAWDGVKSSIPLPCKAAVPEKEEKWKRCLC, from the exons ATGGAGCTGCGGTGGCAATACCAGTTCCGGGTGATCATGCTGGGGGACTCGACGGTGGGGAAATCCTCACTGCTGCGGCGCTACACCGAGGGCATCTTCCTGGATGCCGTCAACCAGACGGTGGGGGTGGATTTCTATGTTCAGTTCGTGGAGCTGGAGCCAGGGCTGCAGGTGAAGCTGCAGTTCTGGGACACAGCCGGGCAGGAGCGGTTCAG GTCTGTGACTCGCTCCTACTATCGCAACTCGGCGGGGGGGATGTTGCTCTTTGACCTCACCAACCGTGCGTCCTTCGAGAGCGTCCGCCGGTGGCACCGGGAGGTGACAGAGACGGTCCAGCCATTCCGCATGGTTTTCTTGCTGGTGGGGCACAAAAGTGAcctggcagggcagaggcgggTGGGCAGGAGGGAGGCAGAGAAGCTGGCAGCCTCTTTGGGGGTGCAGTACGTGGAGACCTCAGCCAAGGACGCCAGCAACGTGGTCCAGGCGTTCCAAACACTGACGCTGGGCATCTATCAGGCACTGCAAACGGGGCGGCTGGTGGCCAGTGAGGCATGGGACGGGGTGAAGAGCAGCATCCCGCTGCCGTGCAAGGCTGCAGTGCCggagaaggaggagaagtggAAGAGATGCTTGTGTTAG
- the TAF12 gene encoding transcription initiation factor TFIID subunit 12 isoform X1: MASPFAGPMAVADVIKDLDTQIALIGLGPHNAKKKQDLDKLYDLKAKAQQIMNQFGPSTLINLSNFSSGKPETASTPPQSSMANSTVVAKMPGTPSGGGRLSPESNQVLTKKKLQDLVREVDPNEQLDEDVEEVVVLVLPQMLLQIADDFIESVVTAACQLARHRKSNTLEVKDVQLHLERQWNMWIPGFGSEEIRPYKKACTTEAHKQRMALIRKTTKK; this comes from the exons ATGGCCTCTCCGTTCGCTGGCCCCATGGCAGTTGCTGATGTAATTAAAGATCTAGACACTCAGATAGCT TTGATTGGTTTGGGTCCCCACAACGCCAAGAAGAAACAAGACCTGGATAAACTTTACGACCTAAAAGCTAAAGCCCAACAGATTATGAACCAGTTTGGCCCATCGACCTTGATCAACCTCTCCAACTTCTCTTCTGGAAAGCCCGAAACCGCCAGCACCCCCCCGCAGAGCTCCATGGCCAACAGCACCGTTGTGGCAAAGATGCCGGGGACGCCGAGCGGAGGGGGACGGCTCAGTCCTGAGAGCAACCAG GTTTTAACAAAGAAGAAATTGCAGGACCTTGTGCGGGAGGTGGATCCGAACGAGCAACTGGATGAAGATGTGGAAGAA GTTGTTGTCCTTGTCCTGCCGCAGATGCTGTTGCAGATCGCTGATGATTTCATTGAGAGCGTGGTGACGGCAGCCTGCCAGCTTGCGCGGCATCGCAAGTCAAACACCCTGGAAGTGAAAGATGTCCAGTTGCATCTCG AGCGTCAGTGGAACATGTGGATCccaggctttggttctgaagaaaTCCGGCCCTACAAAAAAGCCTGCACTACAGAAGCTCACAAACAG AGAATGGCACTGATTCGCAAAACTACCAAGAAATAG
- the TAF12 gene encoding transcription initiation factor TFIID subunit 12 isoform X2, whose product MASPFAGPMAVADVIKDLDTQIALIGLGPHNAKKKQDLDKLYDLKAKAQQIMNQFGPSTLINLSNFSSGKPETASTPPQSSMANSTVVAKMPGTPSGGGRLSPESNQVLTKKKLQDLVREVDPNEQLDEDVEEMLLQIADDFIESVVTAACQLARHRKSNTLEVKDVQLHLERQWNMWIPGFGSEEIRPYKKACTTEAHKQRMALIRKTTKK is encoded by the exons ATGGCCTCTCCGTTCGCTGGCCCCATGGCAGTTGCTGATGTAATTAAAGATCTAGACACTCAGATAGCT TTGATTGGTTTGGGTCCCCACAACGCCAAGAAGAAACAAGACCTGGATAAACTTTACGACCTAAAAGCTAAAGCCCAACAGATTATGAACCAGTTTGGCCCATCGACCTTGATCAACCTCTCCAACTTCTCTTCTGGAAAGCCCGAAACCGCCAGCACCCCCCCGCAGAGCTCCATGGCCAACAGCACCGTTGTGGCAAAGATGCCGGGGACGCCGAGCGGAGGGGGACGGCTCAGTCCTGAGAGCAACCAG GTTTTAACAAAGAAGAAATTGCAGGACCTTGTGCGGGAGGTGGATCCGAACGAGCAACTGGATGAAGATGTGGAAGAA ATGCTGTTGCAGATCGCTGATGATTTCATTGAGAGCGTGGTGACGGCAGCCTGCCAGCTTGCGCGGCATCGCAAGTCAAACACCCTGGAAGTGAAAGATGTCCAGTTGCATCTCG AGCGTCAGTGGAACATGTGGATCccaggctttggttctgaagaaaTCCGGCCCTACAAAAAAGCCTGCACTACAGAAGCTCACAAACAG AGAATGGCACTGATTCGCAAAACTACCAAGAAATAG